One genomic region from Armatimonadota bacterium encodes:
- the queA gene encoding tRNA preQ1(34) S-adenosylmethionine ribosyltransferase-isomerase QueA, with product MRLSDFDYELPPDRIAQQPAEPRDAARLLVLDRRTGTIEHRIFRDLPELLAPGDLLVLNDTRVIPARLRGEKEGTGGRAEVLLVWREEGERWRALVRTRRARKGTRIVLAEGHLRAELLERREDGTWRIGLEGDVSAEEAIQRWGEVPLPPYIRERPRDPEAYQTVYARSPGAVAAPTAGLHFTPELLERLSARGIPHAFVTLHVGPGTFRLITTPDPTRHRMDTEPYEIPLGTAEAIAAVRARGNRVVAVGTTVVRTLETAAQPDGTVRAGAGWTELYIYPGYRFRVVNALITNFHLPRSTPLVLVSAFAGRERVLEAYRVALGEGYRFGSFGDAMLLL from the coding sequence ATGCGCCTGAGCGACTTCGACTACGAGCTCCCACCGGACCGGATCGCTCAGCAACCCGCAGAGCCCCGAGATGCGGCGCGGCTTCTGGTCCTGGACCGGCGCACCGGCACGATCGAGCACCGGATCTTCCGGGACCTCCCGGAGCTCCTGGCTCCCGGGGATCTCCTGGTGCTCAACGACACCCGGGTGATCCCTGCCCGCCTGCGGGGTGAGAAGGAGGGCACGGGCGGGCGGGCGGAGGTGCTGCTGGTGTGGCGGGAGGAAGGGGAGCGGTGGCGGGCCTTGGTGCGGACCCGTCGGGCCCGGAAAGGAACCCGGATCGTCCTCGCGGAGGGGCACCTGCGGGCAGAGCTCCTAGAGCGACGCGAGGACGGCACGTGGCGCATCGGCCTCGAAGGAGACGTCTCCGCGGAGGAAGCCATCCAGAGGTGGGGGGAGGTGCCGCTTCCGCCCTACATCCGGGAGCGCCCCCGGGATCCGGAGGCGTACCAAACGGTCTACGCACGCTCCCCGGGAGCCGTGGCGGCGCCTACCGCGGGGTTGCACTTCACCCCGGAGTTGCTGGAGCGCCTCTCTGCCCGCGGGATTCCGCATGCCTTCGTGACCCTGCACGTGGGCCCAGGGACCTTTCGGCTCATCACCACGCCGGATCCCACCCGCCATCGCATGGACACAGAGCCCTACGAGATCCCCCTCGGAACCGCGGAGGCCATCGCGGCGGTGCGGGCGCGGGGGAACCGGGTGGTGGCGGTGGGCACGACGGTGGTGCGGACTCTGGAGACCGCCGCCCAACCGGACGGCACAGTTCGGGCGGGAGCCGGCTGGACGGAGCTCTACATCTACCCCGGCTACCGGTTCCGGGTGGTGAACGCCCTCATCACCAACTTCCACCTGCCCCGCAGTACGCCCCTTGTGCTCGTGAGCGCGTTCGCGGGGCGGGAGCGGGTGTTGGAAGCCTACCGGGTGGCTCTGGGGGAGGGTTACCGGTTCGGGAGCTTCGGGGACGCCATGCTCCTCCTGTAG
- a CDS encoding SpoIID/LytB domain-containing protein — MPALRIPFGRLMGLVGGLVVLTTPSLLLGQPQTLIRVGILLGQAQATLAAEATLEVLDVALDRIEYLGPGPWVFRAVPEGIEGAGRTYGDVLRVRTQTGIPIRLVERQRAYRGVVELRRVGRTLVVVNEVDLESYLYGVLRLEVDPAWPPEALKAQAVAARTLALASLGRFRREGFDVRDTTEVQLYGGATFEDPRTNAAVDATRGVVLLHEGKPIHAVYHADSGGQTEASEHVWGVAYPYLRSVEDPYVAGSPYQRWTVVVPLAHLEDRLRAGGVPVQGITGIEILRTTESGRALALRILAGSEGVELVGTRLRSLLGPNVLLSTRFSVRVEGQNAIFEGSGWGHGVGLSQWGARGMALAGASFDRILRHYYRGVELLSR, encoded by the coding sequence GTGCCGGCCCTCCGGATCCCCTTCGGGCGCTTGATGGGGCTGGTAGGTGGCCTGGTGGTGCTGACTACACCCTCCCTCCTTCTCGGCCAGCCCCAGACCCTGATCCGGGTAGGGATTCTTCTGGGGCAGGCGCAGGCAACCCTGGCCGCGGAGGCGACCCTCGAGGTGTTAGACGTCGCCCTGGATCGGATCGAGTACCTGGGGCCTGGACCGTGGGTCTTCCGAGCGGTGCCCGAGGGAATTGAGGGGGCGGGCCGTACCTACGGGGACGTCCTCCGGGTAAGAACCCAGACAGGGATCCCCATCCGTCTGGTGGAACGGCAGCGGGCCTATCGGGGGGTGGTGGAGCTCCGCCGCGTGGGTCGGACGCTCGTGGTGGTCAACGAGGTGGACCTCGAGAGCTATCTCTATGGGGTGCTCCGGCTGGAGGTAGACCCTGCCTGGCCTCCGGAGGCCCTGAAGGCCCAGGCGGTGGCCGCCCGGACCCTGGCCCTCGCGAGCCTGGGGCGCTTCCGGCGGGAGGGGTTTGACGTGCGGGATACCACGGAAGTGCAGCTCTACGGCGGGGCCACCTTCGAGGACCCCCGGACGAACGCCGCGGTGGATGCCACCCGGGGAGTCGTCCTCCTGCACGAGGGGAAACCCATCCATGCGGTCTACCACGCGGACTCCGGAGGGCAGACGGAGGCGAGCGAGCACGTGTGGGGAGTGGCCTACCCATACCTGCGCAGCGTGGAGGACCCGTACGTGGCGGGCAGTCCCTACCAGCGGTGGACGGTGGTGGTACCGCTCGCCCACCTGGAGGATCGACTGCGTGCTGGCGGCGTCCCGGTGCAGGGGATCACCGGGATCGAGATCCTGCGCACCACGGAATCCGGACGGGCGCTTGCGCTCCGCATCCTCGCGGGTTCCGAAGGCGTGGAGCTGGTGGGAACCCGCCTCCGATCCCTCCTCGGGCCCAACGTACTGCTCAGCACCCGGTTCTCGGTACGCGTGGAGGGCCAAAACGCCATCTTCGAGGGAAGCGGGTGGGGGCACGGCGTGGGGCTCTCCCAGTGGGGCGCCCGGGGGATGGCCCTTGCGGGCGCTTCCTTCGACCGCATCCTCCGCCACTACTATCGGGGCGTGGAGCTCCTTTCGCGCTGA
- a CDS encoding DUF2905 domain-containing protein encodes MTELGRSLVIFGLALVAVGLALTLLPRLAPPRLPGDILIRRDGFTFYFPLVTSLVVSLLLTLLLNLLFWARR; translated from the coding sequence ATGACGGAACTGGGGCGGTCGCTGGTGATCTTCGGTCTTGCGCTGGTGGCGGTAGGGCTTGCTCTGACGCTCCTCCCGCGCCTGGCTCCCCCCCGCCTGCCAGGGGACATCCTCATCCGGCGGGATGGCTTCACGTTCTATTTCCCCCTGGTCACGAGCCTCGTGGTAAGCCTGCTCCTGACCCTCCTCCTGAACCTCCTCTTCTGGGCCCGCCGCTGA
- a CDS encoding EAL domain-containing protein, with amino-acid sequence MRRGPRAEGILRAAVQVAERLLLCRPWDRAVSEVLAILGRATEVSRVYVFENHPGPGGELCTSQRYEWVAPDITPQIANPELQNFPWIEGGFARWVERMSRGEAVFGLVRDFPPAERAVLESQEIVSIVAVPIFAEGRWWGFLGFDECRRARRWSPEEISALMLTSRLLGVAIERQVVEEELEEAAGLARRLLEAKSWEALLEAAEPVLHRLLAPDGLHLFVTDPSRSFLQLVAERHEGGLRAYRASVPLDPPEDDCVAWVAHRGAPYFVQDLGDPTLPFRVSESAREAGVRSVLLIPLAAGGQVTGALVVDFRSPRQLKPSHLRAADFLGWMVAVAAERILESQAFRDLFERVPVGLYRSTPEGRLLRANRALAALLGYPTPEALLARDIRAVYAHPRDYRRWQEALRRNGRVEGFEVQWVRSDGERIWVLGSAQAVPGPEGRPAYYEGSVVDITRRRALEEQLAFLWGHDPLTGLVNRRRFQEELDRVLARAEGRAGCAVVLLDLDRFQEVNERVGQRAADQALQAVARSLRASLRAGDLLARVGGDEFGILLFPVDTRQARRAAERLVRRLREAPLTVEGRSLQLSVSCGVAVSGREKTDGETLLAAAEAALHESKLQGGVRLSCPSVGLRIVDRWEDRLRRALDRSGFLLMGQPIWDLRTDRSGRWELLLRLVEGEEVILPGEFLPAAERTGLVVEMDLWVLRRALEWLRRFPFRIHVNFSARTLAEEAALQQAVRLLRAQPRQARRLVVEITETTAVSDLPQAVRWIRALKQEGCGVALDDFGVGYSSIAHLRSLEVDVLKVDGSFIRALRSDPRDRHLVHAMVELGHRLGCLVVAECVEDAETLRVVRALGLDCAQGYHLSKPVPFPPQPGPSRLRAWSHRRRTLVST; translated from the coding sequence ATGAGGCGGGGCCCACGCGCGGAGGGAATCCTGCGGGCCGCGGTGCAGGTGGCGGAGCGGTTGCTCCTGTGTCGGCCGTGGGATCGGGCCGTGAGCGAGGTACTAGCGATCCTCGGGAGGGCCACGGAGGTCAGCCGCGTCTACGTATTCGAGAATCACCCGGGGCCGGGTGGGGAGCTGTGCACGAGCCAGCGGTACGAGTGGGTGGCACCGGACATCACGCCCCAGATCGCGAACCCGGAGCTGCAGAACTTCCCGTGGATCGAGGGTGGATTCGCGCGGTGGGTGGAACGGATGTCCCGGGGAGAGGCGGTTTTCGGCTTGGTGCGGGATTTCCCGCCTGCGGAGCGGGCGGTCCTGGAATCGCAGGAGATCGTCTCCATCGTGGCAGTACCCATCTTCGCGGAGGGGCGGTGGTGGGGGTTTCTGGGGTTCGACGAGTGCCGTCGAGCCCGCAGGTGGAGCCCGGAGGAGATCTCCGCCCTGATGCTCACCAGCCGTCTGCTGGGGGTGGCCATCGAGCGGCAGGTGGTGGAGGAGGAGCTGGAGGAGGCCGCGGGGCTCGCCCGGAGGCTATTGGAGGCGAAGTCCTGGGAGGCGCTTTTGGAGGCGGCGGAGCCCGTTCTACACCGGCTTCTGGCCCCGGACGGACTCCACCTGTTCGTCACGGATCCCTCCCGGAGCTTCCTGCAGCTTGTGGCGGAGAGGCATGAAGGTGGCCTGCGCGCGTACCGGGCCAGCGTTCCCCTGGATCCCCCCGAGGACGACTGTGTGGCCTGGGTTGCGCACCGGGGTGCCCCGTACTTCGTGCAGGATCTCGGTGATCCGACCCTTCCCTTTCGGGTGTCGGAATCAGCCCGGGAAGCTGGGGTGCGATCCGTCCTTCTCATTCCGCTGGCCGCGGGCGGGCAGGTCACCGGGGCCTTGGTGGTGGACTTCCGTTCCCCCCGGCAGCTCAAGCCCTCCCACCTCCGCGCGGCAGACTTCCTGGGCTGGATGGTGGCCGTGGCCGCGGAACGGATCCTGGAGTCCCAGGCCTTTCGGGACCTCTTCGAGCGGGTTCCGGTAGGTCTGTACCGTTCTACCCCTGAGGGCCGGCTGCTGCGGGCAAACCGCGCGCTCGCGGCACTTCTGGGCTACCCCACACCCGAGGCCCTCCTGGCGCGGGACATCAGAGCCGTCTACGCCCACCCTCGGGACTACCGGCGATGGCAGGAAGCCCTCCGCCGGAACGGCAGGGTGGAAGGGTTTGAGGTCCAGTGGGTCCGGTCGGATGGCGAGCGCATCTGGGTTCTGGGGTCGGCTCAGGCCGTGCCGGGCCCTGAGGGTCGGCCCGCGTACTACGAGGGAAGCGTGGTGGACATCACCCGGCGCAGGGCCCTCGAGGAGCAGTTGGCCTTTCTCTGGGGTCACGACCCGCTGACGGGACTGGTGAACCGGCGCCGGTTTCAGGAGGAGCTGGATCGGGTGCTGGCGAGGGCGGAGGGGAGAGCTGGGTGTGCGGTGGTGCTCCTGGACCTGGACCGCTTTCAGGAGGTGAACGAGCGGGTCGGGCAGCGGGCCGCGGATCAGGCCCTCCAGGCCGTGGCCCGCTCCCTCCGGGCGTCCCTGCGGGCGGGCGACCTCCTCGCACGGGTAGGCGGGGATGAGTTCGGAATCCTGCTCTTTCCCGTGGACACGCGCCAGGCCCGGAGAGCAGCGGAGCGGCTGGTGCGGAGGCTGCGGGAAGCACCCCTCACCGTGGAGGGCCGTTCCCTGCAGCTCTCCGTGAGCTGCGGGGTGGCGGTCTCCGGCCGGGAGAAGACCGATGGCGAGACCCTCCTCGCCGCCGCGGAGGCCGCGTTGCACGAGTCCAAGCTCCAGGGCGGGGTTCGGCTTTCCTGCCCCTCGGTCGGTCTCCGCATCGTGGACCGCTGGGAGGACCGCCTGCGGCGGGCCCTCGACCGAAGCGGATTCCTCCTGATGGGGCAGCCCATTTGGGACCTTCGGACGGATCGCTCCGGCCGGTGGGAACTCCTGCTCCGCTTGGTCGAGGGGGAGGAGGTGATCCTGCCCGGGGAGTTCCTGCCCGCGGCGGAGCGCACGGGGCTGGTGGTGGAGATGGACCTGTGGGTGCTGCGCAGGGCCCTGGAGTGGTTGAGACGGTTCCCCTTCCGGATCCACGTGAACTTCTCCGCCCGGACCCTGGCGGAGGAAGCGGCGTTGCAGCAGGCGGTGCGGTTGCTGCGAGCGCAACCGCGGCAGGCGAGGCGGCTCGTGGTGGAGATTACGGAGACCACCGCGGTGTCCGACCTTCCGCAGGCCGTGCGGTGGATCCGGGCCCTCAAGCAGGAGGGCTGCGGGGTGGCCCTAGACGACTTCGGCGTGGGCTATTCCTCCATCGCCCACCTGCGCTCCCTGGAGGTGGATGTCCTGAAGGTGGACGGGAGCTTTATCCGGGCCCTGCGGAGCGATCCGCGGGACCGCCACCTGGTCCACGCCATGGTGGAGCTGGGACATAGGCTGGGGTGCCTGGTGGTGGCGGAGTGCGTGGAGGATGCGGAAACCCTGCGGGTGGTGCGGGCGCTCGGGTTGGACTGCGCGCAGGGCTACCACCTGTCCAAACCCGTCCCCTTCCCACCGCAGCCCGGGCCCTCTAGGCTCCGGGCCTGGTCCCATCGTCGGCGGACGCTGGTCTCCACCTGA
- a CDS encoding GGDEF domain-containing protein: protein MEVRGEQDEELWRRRIQARQIAFSGLGHLSGFLILLLVRHAGLASFSDLALLGVAALGGGGTAILYGLARTGLHRVLFPWDPHWVYIPLAFTVLLLNAQMLLAPAARWLLIHGWLAALAMASGYVRFLPAVGLTAAMGGLYLAWATRLPETTVIRELLPVLNVGVSAWILALVSERVRARRREVRELTEQLREVNRRLAEMALRDPLTDAFNRRYLEEQLALEVKRARRSGKPLVVAMMDLDGFKYYNDTHGHLAGDEVLRLAAAAMRASVRRGDLVARYGGDEFAVVLVDISPQDALRVLERIRNAVASLRLAGGEFSGGVTLSVGAAGFPRDGSTAQELLSRADQALYRAKSLGGDRVELAGAAEDPCGSPPGDGIALAY, encoded by the coding sequence GTGGAAGTGCGGGGGGAGCAGGACGAGGAGCTGTGGCGCCGGCGGATCCAGGCCCGGCAGATCGCCTTCTCGGGACTCGGGCACCTCTCGGGCTTCTTGATCCTCCTCCTGGTCCGGCACGCGGGTTTGGCCTCCTTCTCGGATCTCGCCCTGCTGGGCGTGGCGGCGTTGGGAGGTGGGGGTACCGCGATCCTCTACGGCCTGGCCCGTACGGGCCTCCATCGGGTGCTCTTTCCCTGGGATCCCCACTGGGTGTACATCCCCCTTGCCTTCACCGTCCTCCTCCTCAACGCGCAGATGCTCCTCGCTCCCGCGGCCCGGTGGCTCCTCATCCACGGGTGGCTTGCGGCCCTCGCCATGGCCTCTGGGTACGTGCGATTCCTCCCCGCGGTGGGGCTTACCGCTGCCATGGGCGGGCTGTATCTGGCGTGGGCGACCCGCTTGCCCGAGACCACGGTCATCCGGGAGCTCCTCCCCGTGCTCAACGTGGGGGTTTCCGCGTGGATCCTCGCCCTCGTCTCCGAACGGGTGCGGGCCCGGCGGCGGGAGGTGCGGGAGCTGACGGAGCAGTTGCGAGAGGTAAACCGGCGCCTGGCGGAGATGGCCCTCCGGGATCCCCTCACGGATGCCTTCAACCGTCGGTATCTCGAGGAGCAGCTGGCCCTGGAGGTGAAGCGCGCCCGGAGGAGCGGAAAGCCCCTCGTGGTGGCCATGATGGATCTGGACGGCTTCAAATACTACAACGACACACACGGGCACCTGGCCGGAGACGAGGTGCTTCGGCTGGCGGCCGCGGCCATGCGGGCATCGGTGCGCAGGGGCGACCTCGTGGCCCGCTACGGGGGCGACGAGTTCGCCGTGGTGCTGGTGGACATCTCCCCTCAGGATGCCCTCCGGGTCCTGGAACGGATCCGGAACGCGGTGGCCTCCCTCCGCCTGGCGGGTGGGGAGTTCTCCGGGGGGGTCACCCTGAGCGTGGGGGCCGCAGGCTTTCCCCGGGATGGGAGTACGGCGCAGGAGTTGCTGAGCCGGGCGGACCAGGCCCTGTACCGGGCCAAGAGTCTGGGCGGGGACCGGGTGGAGCTGGCAGGCGCCGCGGAGGATCCGTGCGGGTCGCCCCCCGGAGATGGCATAGCGCTTGCTTACTGA
- a CDS encoding ABC transporter ATP-binding protein, whose protein sequence is MLAVEDIHTYYGESYVLQGLSLRVGEGQTVAILGRNGVGKTTLIRSLMGFTSPRRGRIRFRGEDITQKPSHEIVRKGIGLVPQGRRIFPSLTVEENLRVAAHGTERGWTLERVYGLFPQLWERRRLRGNRLSGGEQQMLAIGRALMTNPFLLLMDEPSEGLAPRLVQELGRTLQALKAEGLSILLVEQNLPLALRVADFVYVMSKGTVVFEGTPAQLREAQDVRQRYLGV, encoded by the coding sequence GTGCTGGCGGTGGAGGACATCCACACCTATTACGGGGAGAGCTACGTCCTGCAGGGACTGAGCCTGCGGGTGGGGGAAGGACAGACGGTGGCCATCCTGGGACGCAACGGGGTGGGGAAGACCACCCTCATCCGGAGCCTCATGGGGTTCACGTCCCCCCGGAGAGGGCGCATCCGGTTCCGGGGAGAGGACATAACCCAAAAGCCCTCCCATGAGATCGTCCGGAAGGGCATCGGCTTGGTCCCCCAGGGACGCCGGATCTTCCCCTCCCTGACGGTGGAGGAGAACCTCCGGGTGGCGGCGCACGGGACGGAGCGCGGCTGGACGCTGGAGCGCGTGTACGGCTTGTTTCCGCAGCTGTGGGAGCGCCGACGCCTGCGCGGGAACCGGTTGAGCGGCGGGGAGCAGCAGATGCTGGCCATCGGGCGGGCCCTGATGACCAATCCCTTCCTCCTCCTCATGGATGAGCCCTCCGAGGGACTGGCTCCGAGGCTGGTGCAGGAGCTGGGGCGGACGCTCCAGGCTCTCAAGGCGGAGGGTCTGTCCATCCTGCTGGTGGAGCAGAACCTCCCCCTCGCTCTCCGGGTGGCGGACTTCGTGTACGTGATGAGCAAGGGGACCGTGGTGTTTGAGGGAACCCCCGCACAGCTCCGGGAGGCGCAGGACGTGCGGCAGCGCTACCTGGGCGTTTAG
- a CDS encoding ABC transporter ATP-binding protein, translating to MREVGTGVGQIVLRTEGLSKAYGGVRAVDGVNLQVEEGERRVIIGPNGAGKTTLFHLLSGEVRATHGRILWHGKEITHLPPYRRTALGIGRTYQVTNVFLKLTVLENVLLALWGLRREQYDPFRPALSHQEPRRRAQELLETFGLWEKRDWPAASLSYGEQRELEVVLALAANPRLLLLDEPTAGLSPAETQRMVELLRSLDPAMTVLLIEHDMDVAFTIAQRITVMHLGRILAEGTVEEIRRNPEVQAIYLGREG from the coding sequence ATGAGGGAGGTTGGGACGGGCGTGGGCCAGATCGTCCTGCGGACGGAGGGGCTCTCCAAGGCCTACGGAGGGGTGCGGGCGGTGGATGGGGTGAACCTGCAGGTAGAAGAGGGGGAGCGCCGGGTGATCATCGGGCCCAATGGGGCGGGCAAGACCACCCTCTTTCACCTCCTGAGCGGGGAGGTGCGAGCCACCCATGGCCGGATCCTGTGGCACGGGAAGGAGATCACGCATCTCCCCCCGTATCGCCGCACCGCCCTGGGGATCGGGCGCACCTACCAGGTGACGAACGTCTTCTTGAAACTGACCGTCCTGGAGAACGTGCTCCTGGCCCTGTGGGGCCTGCGGCGCGAGCAGTACGATCCGTTCCGGCCCGCCCTCTCCCACCAGGAACCCCGGAGGAGGGCCCAGGAGTTGCTGGAGACCTTCGGGCTGTGGGAGAAACGGGACTGGCCGGCGGCAAGCCTGTCCTACGGGGAACAGCGGGAGCTGGAGGTGGTGCTTGCCCTCGCGGCAAACCCCCGGTTGCTCCTGCTGGATGAACCCACCGCGGGCCTGTCGCCTGCGGAGACCCAACGGATGGTGGAACTCCTGCGGTCTTTGGATCCTGCCATGACCGTGCTCCTCATCGAGCACGACATGGACGTGGCGTTCACCATCGCCCAGCGCATCACGGTCATGCACCTCGGCAGAATCCTCGCGGAGGGTACCGTGGAGGAGATCCGGAGGAACCCGGAAGTACAGGCCATCTACCTGGGCAGGGAGGGGTGA
- a CDS encoding branched-chain amino acid ABC transporter permease yields MDRVVPSRLVGLAAVLVFLLLPWMLSEYQRTLLSLTFLYAVFAMSLDLIHGYAGIESLGHAAFLGIGAYTAGLLGARFGMQNMLLGTLAGMLAGGILAALVGPAILRTRGITSLMTFLAISMMLWGGAVKWRSLTGGDDGLTGVLRLGEVLGPVGGGIAEYYLLFLVCLGCLILLRRVGQSSFGLVLQGIRENEPRMRTLGYHTQLHKFLALVGSGALAGMAGALLAYHNGFVGPTELHVLTSAEGLVMVLVGGAGTFVGPAVGALVVTVVKHWISAYTQYWGALLGIAYILLVRYAPAGLYPPLAAAWARRRQREAWKGPAPLEIGQKGSQ; encoded by the coding sequence ATGGATCGGGTCGTTCCCTCCCGGCTGGTAGGCCTTGCCGCGGTCCTGGTTTTCCTGCTCCTTCCCTGGATGCTCTCCGAGTACCAGCGGACGCTGCTGAGCCTCACGTTTCTGTATGCGGTGTTCGCCATGAGCCTGGACCTGATCCACGGGTACGCGGGGATCGAGTCCCTGGGTCACGCCGCATTCCTGGGAATCGGTGCGTACACCGCGGGCCTGCTGGGCGCCCGCTTCGGGATGCAGAACATGCTCCTCGGGACGCTGGCCGGGATGCTTGCCGGAGGGATCCTGGCGGCGCTCGTCGGGCCCGCCATCCTCCGGACCCGGGGGATTACCTCCCTGATGACGTTCCTCGCCATCTCCATGATGCTGTGGGGAGGCGCGGTGAAGTGGCGGTCCCTTACCGGAGGCGACGACGGGCTTACGGGAGTTCTCCGGCTTGGGGAGGTCCTGGGGCCCGTGGGGGGAGGGATTGCGGAGTACTACCTTCTTTTTTTGGTCTGTCTGGGTTGCCTGATCCTCCTACGTCGGGTGGGACAGTCCAGCTTCGGGCTCGTGCTCCAGGGCATCCGGGAAAACGAGCCCCGGATGCGGACCCTGGGGTACCACACGCAGCTGCACAAGTTCCTGGCCCTGGTGGGCAGTGGTGCCCTGGCCGGGATGGCAGGGGCCCTCCTCGCCTACCACAACGGCTTCGTGGGCCCCACGGAGCTGCACGTTCTCACCTCCGCGGAGGGGCTGGTGATGGTGCTCGTGGGAGGGGCTGGGACGTTCGTGGGGCCCGCGGTAGGGGCCTTGGTGGTCACGGTGGTGAAGCACTGGATCAGTGCCTATACCCAGTACTGGGGTGCCCTTTTGGGCATCGCGTACATCCTCCTCGTGCGGTACGCCCCCGCAGGCCTCTACCCGCCCCTCGCGGCCGCGTGGGCGAGGCGCAGGCAGCGGGAGGCGTGGAAGGGCCCCGCGCCCCTGGAGATCGGCCAGAAAGGAAGCCAATGA
- a CDS encoding branched-chain amino acid ABC transporter permease codes for MAVVEAVISAYGLQALNGLVHGTVLFLVAVGLSVGIGVLRIANLAHGSLYLLGGYVAVSAARALGSWGAGAVCGLLASIGAGFAIFELLRQPWARTLFAQVLLTVGVLFVAADVFRFVWGGIPTLVAAPTWAQGAVWLGGITVPVYRLILVALGVGIAGILWWVVERTHWGALVRAAVDDEEMARGLGIDVVRIKRWVFGMASGLAGLGGILGGIITGVGPGLDLEMLVSALVVVVVGGVGSVLGTYLAALLVGVLDTVLTGSWPEISIFSLFAVMVAALMLRPGGLVER; via the coding sequence GTGGCAGTGGTGGAGGCGGTGATCTCCGCCTACGGGCTGCAGGCGCTCAACGGACTCGTCCACGGTACCGTCCTCTTCCTGGTGGCGGTGGGCCTGAGCGTGGGGATCGGCGTGCTCCGCATCGCCAACCTCGCCCACGGATCCCTCTACCTCCTGGGAGGATACGTGGCGGTGAGTGCAGCCCGGGCCCTGGGGAGCTGGGGAGCGGGAGCCGTATGCGGGCTCCTGGCAAGCATCGGGGCCGGGTTTGCGATCTTCGAACTGCTGCGGCAACCCTGGGCGAGGACCCTGTTCGCCCAGGTGTTGCTCACCGTGGGGGTCCTGTTCGTGGCGGCGGATGTCTTCCGGTTCGTGTGGGGGGGGATTCCTACCCTTGTGGCGGCGCCTACCTGGGCGCAGGGGGCGGTTTGGCTGGGCGGGATCACGGTGCCGGTCTACCGGTTGATCCTCGTGGCTCTCGGCGTGGGGATCGCGGGGATCCTCTGGTGGGTGGTGGAGCGCACGCACTGGGGTGCCCTGGTTCGGGCCGCGGTGGACGACGAGGAGATGGCCCGGGGGCTGGGGATTGATGTGGTGCGGATCAAACGCTGGGTGTTCGGGATGGCTTCGGGTCTCGCGGGCCTGGGAGGGATCCTCGGAGGGATCATCACCGGGGTCGGCCCCGGACTGGATCTGGAGATGCTGGTGTCCGCCCTGGTCGTGGTGGTGGTGGGTGGGGTGGGGAGCGTGCTGGGGACGTACCTCGCCGCACTCCTGGTTGGCGTGCTGGACACGGTCCTGACCGGGAGCTGGCCCGAGATCTCCATCTTCAGCCTGTTCGCGGTCATGGTGGCGGCCCTGATGCTGCGGCCGGGCGGGCTGGTGGAGCGGTAA